A part of Biomphalaria glabrata chromosome 3, xgBioGlab47.1, whole genome shotgun sequence genomic DNA contains:
- the LOC106072272 gene encoding splicing regulatory glutamine/lysine-rich protein 1-like, which produces MNDDAIVEGQYASRDPSKEPTEIQAKSQQRSKQRTNRDPSKEPTEIQAKNQQRSKQRTNRDPRKNQQRSKQRTNRDPSKEPTEIQERTNRDPSKEPTEIQAKNQQRSKQRTNRDPSKEPTEIQAKNQQRSKQRTNRDPSKEPAEIQERTNRDPSKEPTETRERIGRLAIKISLPTTPLFLSEHSN; this is translated from the coding sequence cagagATCCAAGCAAAGAACCAACAGAGATCCAAGCAAAGAGCCAACAGAGATCCAAGCAAAGAACCAACAGAGATCCAAGCAAAGAACCAACAGAGATCCAAGCAAAGAACCAACAGAGATCCAAGCAAAGAACCAACAGAGATCCAAGAAAGAACCAACAGAGATCCAAGCAAAGAACCAACAGAGATCCAAGCAAAGAACCAACAGAGATCCAAGAAAGAACCAACAGAGATCCAAGCAAAGAACCAACAGAGATCCAAGCAAAGAACCAACAGAGATCCAAGCAAAGAACCAACAGAGATCCAAGCAAAGAACCAACAGAGATCCAAGCAAAGAACCAACAGAGATCCAAGCAAAGAACCAACAGAGATCCAAGCAAAGAGCCAGCAGAGATCCAAGAAAGAACCAACAGAGATCCAAGCAAAGAGCCAACAGAAACTCGAGAACGAATCGGAAGACTCGCTATTAAAATCTCTTTACCTACCACACCGCTCTTCTTGTCGGAGCATTCTAACTAG